The Streptomyces sp. cg36 genomic interval TCCTCGGACCGCCCGGTCGTGGTGGCCCTGTTCACCACGGCCAACGGCCGCCCGGTGACGGTCATCGCCACCAACGAGGCCGCCCGCGAGCGCGGTCTCAAGGCCGGTGAGCTGGTGCGCACCGCCGCCAAGACCCTCGGTGGCGGCGGTGGTGGCAAGTCGGACGTCGCCCAGGGCGGCGGTCAGAACCCGGACGCGATCGGCGACGCCATCGACGCCGTCGAGCGCCAGGTCGGCGAGACCGCCTGATGCGACGCGGCCGACGCCTCGCGATCGACGTCGGGGACGCCCGGATCGGGGTCGCCTCGTGCGACCCCGACGGGGTCCTCGCCACGCCGGTGGAGACGGTGCCGGGACGTGACGTCCCGGCCGCCCACCGGCGGCTGCGCCGACTCGTCGAGGAGTACGAACCGATCGAGGTGGTCGTCGGACTGCCCCGCTCCCTCAACGGGGGCGAGGGTCCGGCGGCCGTCAAGGTCCGCAAGTTCGCCGGTGAACTGGCGAAGGGGATCGCCCCGATTCCCGTCCGGCTCGTCGACGAGCGGATGACAACGGTCACAGCGACACAGGGCCTGCGCGCCTCCGGAGTGAAGGCGAAGAAGGGCAGGTCCGTCATCGACCAGGCCGCCGCGGTCGTCATTCTGCAGAATGCCCTGGAGGCCGAACGGGTGTCAGGACGCCCTCCCGGCGAGGGCGTCGAAGTGGTTATCTGATCGCGATACGGTAACGTTCCGCGCGATGCGGAGGCATTCGAACAGCCACCGCACAGCAAAAGAGGCGGACCGTCCGGATGCCTCGCGGCTCTAGGGGACCGATGACTGAGTATGGCCGGGGCGCAGGCTCCGAACCGTGGCATCCCGAGGATCCCCTGTACGGGGACCAGGGATGGGGAGCGCAGCAGGCTGCCTCCGGTCAGGCTCCGTACGGCGCTCAGCAGCCGCACCAGCAGTACGCCCAGCAGCAGCACGGGCAGCAGCAACAGCATCCGCAGCAACAGCAGCATCCCCAGCACCAGCAGTACGCGCAGCAGCACGACCCGTACGGGCAGCAGCAGCACTACGGTGACCAGCCCCAGCAGGGCTATCCGCAGCAGCAGGTCCCGCAGGGTTACGCAGAGCAGGCTCAGTACAACGGGGGATGGGACACCGGCCAGCAGGCCGCCATGCCCTACGCCGGCCAGCAGGCCGAGGCGTACCCCGGGTACGGCACGCAGGCCCAGGACTACTACGCGACTCCCGAGGCGTATCCGCCGCCGCAGCCCCCGGGGCAGCGGCGGGCGGTGCCGGAGCAGCAGCAGGAGTGGGCCCCCGAGGCCGAGCCGGAGCCGGAGGAGGAGAAGCACCCCTTCTTCACCGACGGCCCGGCCAAGGAGCCC includes:
- the ruvX gene encoding Holliday junction resolvase RuvX, giving the protein MRRGRRLAIDVGDARIGVASCDPDGVLATPVETVPGRDVPAAHRRLRRLVEEYEPIEVVVGLPRSLNGGEGPAAVKVRKFAGELAKGIAPIPVRLVDERMTTVTATQGLRASGVKAKKGRSVIDQAAAVVILQNALEAERVSGRPPGEGVEVVI